From Deltaproteobacteria bacterium, one genomic window encodes:
- a CDS encoding acetyl-CoA C-acetyltransferase, whose product MARPVIVSATRTAIGTLGGALAQLPATKLGAIAVRDAVRRATLGPGQVEEVILGHVLPAGLGLNPGRVAALEAGIPKEVGSFTVNKACGSGLKAVVLAAQAIELGQADAIVAGGMESMSGAPYLLQKARFGIRMGHDKLLDSMIADGLTCPITFVHMGITAENIASKYGISREEQDEFAAESQAKTAAAIKSGAFKAEIVPVEIPAKKGETVTFDTDEHPRADTTVQRLAALKPAFKPDGTVTAGTASGINDGAAAVVVMSERKAKELRLEPLATIRSYASAGVDPSIMGMGPWPASEKALERAGLRREEIDLWELNEAFAAQSLGVLRELRIPKNRVNVNGGAIALGHPIGASGGRVLVTLLHAMRARDARLGVASLCIGGGQGIAMVVERA is encoded by the coding sequence ATGGCCCGTCCAGTCATCGTCAGCGCGACCCGCACCGCCATCGGCACGCTCGGCGGCGCGCTCGCACAGCTCCCGGCCACGAAGCTCGGCGCGATCGCCGTGCGGGATGCCGTGCGGCGGGCCACCCTCGGGCCCGGGCAGGTGGAGGAGGTGATCCTCGGTCACGTGCTCCCCGCCGGCCTCGGGCTCAACCCCGGGCGCGTCGCGGCGCTCGAGGCGGGCATCCCGAAGGAGGTCGGGAGCTTCACCGTCAACAAGGCGTGCGGCTCGGGCCTCAAGGCGGTCGTGCTGGCGGCGCAGGCGATCGAGCTCGGGCAGGCGGACGCCATCGTCGCCGGCGGCATGGAGAGCATGAGCGGCGCGCCGTACCTCCTCCAGAAGGCCCGCTTCGGCATCCGCATGGGGCACGACAAGCTCCTCGACTCGATGATCGCGGACGGGCTCACCTGCCCCATCACCTTCGTCCACATGGGCATCACGGCGGAGAACATCGCCAGCAAGTACGGCATCTCCCGCGAGGAGCAGGACGAGTTCGCAGCCGAGAGCCAGGCGAAGACCGCCGCCGCGATCAAATCGGGCGCCTTCAAGGCCGAGATCGTGCCCGTCGAGATTCCCGCCAAGAAGGGCGAGACGGTCACCTTCGACACCGACGAGCACCCGCGGGCCGACACGACCGTCCAGCGGCTCGCGGCCCTCAAGCCCGCCTTCAAGCCCGACGGCACGGTCACCGCGGGGACCGCCTCGGGGATCAACGACGGTGCCGCGGCCGTCGTGGTCATGTCCGAGCGCAAGGCGAAGGAGCTCCGCCTGGAGCCCCTGGCGACGATCCGGTCCTACGCGTCGGCCGGCGTCGATCCGTCCATCATGGGCATGGGGCCGTGGCCGGCCTCCGAGAAGGCGCTCGAGCGCGCCGGGCTCCGTCGCGAGGAGATCGACCTCTGGGAGCTGAACGAGGCCTTCGCGGCCCAGTCGCTCGGTGTGCTGCGCGAGCTCCGCATCCCGAAGAACCGCGTCAACGTGAACGGCGGTGCGATCGCGCTCGGCCATCCGATCGGCGCGAGCGGCGGCCGCGTCCTCGTGACCCTGCTCCATGCCATGCGCGCGCGCGACGCCCGGCTCGGCGTCGCCTCGCTCTGCATCGGCGGCGGCCAGGGGATCGCGATGGTGGTCGAGCGCGCCTAG